A single region of the Stigmatopora argus isolate UIUO_Sarg chromosome 6, RoL_Sarg_1.0, whole genome shotgun sequence genome encodes:
- the ip6k1 gene encoding inositol hexakisphosphate kinase 1 isoform X3, whose translation MCLPHTNSMDSKLQGAGPAAGATLPSREGGVPLEPFMHQVGGHTSMMRYDDHTVCKPMISREQRFYESLPPEMKEFTPEYKGVVLVCFECDSDGYINLVAYPYGENHNASEVGTGEHEEREPAEREQPRRKHSRRSLHRSSSSTEHKEERAERREANAAADAADNNLTELKSPRLEQKIHMDLPFQMLDWNSGLSSEKIGHNPWSLRCHKQQLSRMRSESKDRKLFKFLLLENVVHHFSYPCILDLKMGTRQHGDDASEEKAARQMKKCEQSTSATLGVRLCGMQVYQLSTGHYLCRNKYYGRGLSAEGFGQALRQYMHNGRGLRRDLFEPILHKLRSLKTVLERQASYRFYSSSLLIIYEGKKSDAFASLVGKQKSPEEAHCVPPAPLSATPPPLAEEPPPRPDSSCAPTPLTPPCSPQRQEPPPLLDVRMIDFAHSTFKGFRGDTAVHDGPDRGYVLGLESLIRILEGLRAESPQ comes from the exons ATGTGCCTCCCGCACACCAACAGCATGGACAGCAAGCTGCAGGGGGCGGGGCCAGCGGCCGGCGCAACACTTCCATCCCGAGAAGGAGGCGTTCCACTTGAACCCTTTATGCATCAG GTTGGTGGTCACACCAGCATGATGCGCTACGACGACCACACGGTGTGCAAGCCCATGATCAGCCGAGAGCAACGCTTCTATGAATCTCTGCCTCCGGAGATGAAGGAGTTCACCCCTGAGTACAAAG GCGTGGTGTTGGTGTGCTTCGAGTGCGACTCGGACGGCTACATCAACCTGGTGGCCTATCCGTACGGGGAGAACCACAACGCCAGCGAGGTGGGGACCGGCGAGCACGAGGAGCGGGAGCCGGCCGAGCGCGAGCAGCCGCGGCGGAAGCACTCCCGCCGCAGCCTCCACCGCTCCTCCTCGTCAACGGAACACAAGGAGGAGCGCGCCGAGCGCCGGGAGGCAAACGCCGCCGCCGATGCCGCCGATAA TAACCTGACCGAGCTGAAGAGTCCCAGGTTAGAGCAGAAGATCCACATGGACCTGCCCTTCCAAATGCTGGACTGGAACAGCGGACTGAGCTCCGAGAAGATCGGCCACAACCCCTGGAGCCTCCGTTGCCACAAACAGCAGCTCAGTCGCATGCGATCCGAGTCCAAGGATCGCAAACTCTTCA AGTTCCTCTTGCTGGAAAACGTGGTCCACCATTTCTCGTACCCGTGCATCCTGGACCTCAAGATGGGCACCCGGCAGCACGGCGACGACGCTTCCGAGGAGAAGGCGGCCAGGCAGATGAAGAAATGCGAGCAGAGCACCTCGGCGACGTTGGGGGTGCGACTGTGCGGCATGCAG GTGTACCAGCTGAGCACGGGCCACTACCTCTGCAGGAACAAGTACTACGGGCGGGGTCTGTCCGCCGAGGGCTTTGGCCAGGCTCTGCGGCAGTACATGCACAATGGGCGGGGCTTGAGGCGGGACCTCTTTGAGCCCATCCTTCATAAATTGCGCAGCTTGAAAACGGTGCTGGAACGACAGGCGTCCTACCGCTTCTACTCGTCCTCGCTGCTTATAATCTACGAGGGAAAG AAATCGGACGCTTTCGCTAGTTTGGTCGGCAAGCAGAAGAGCCCCGAAGAAGCCCACTGCGTTCCTCCTGCGCCCCTGTCGGCCACGCCTCCACCTTTGGCCGAGGAACCCCCGCCTCGTCCGGACTCCTCTTGCGCCCCGACCCCCCTCACGCCGCCCTGTTCCCCCCAGCGGCAGGAGCCGCCGCCCCTGTTGGACGTTCGCATGATCGACTTCGCCCACTCCACTTTCAAGGGTTTCCGCGGCGACACGGCGGTCCATGACGGGCCCGACCGGGGCTACGTTTTGGGCCTGGAGAGCCTGATCCGCATCTTGGAGGGTCTGCGGGCCGAAAGCCCACAGTGA
- the ip6k1 gene encoding inositol hexakisphosphate kinase 1 isoform X1, translated as MCRVRTRPSKGCFAALSSAGGGSVLLPGAMCLPHTNSMDSKLQGAGPAAGATLPSREGGVPLEPFMHQVGGHTSMMRYDDHTVCKPMISREQRFYESLPPEMKEFTPEYKGVVLVCFECDSDGYINLVAYPYGENHNASEVGTGEHEEREPAEREQPRRKHSRRSLHRSSSSTEHKEERAERREANAAADAADNNLTELKSPRLEQKIHMDLPFQMLDWNSGLSSEKIGHNPWSLRCHKQQLSRMRSESKDRKLFKFLLLENVVHHFSYPCILDLKMGTRQHGDDASEEKAARQMKKCEQSTSATLGVRLCGMQVYQLSTGHYLCRNKYYGRGLSAEGFGQALRQYMHNGRGLRRDLFEPILHKLRSLKTVLERQASYRFYSSSLLIIYEGKKSDAFASLVGKQKSPEEAHCVPPAPLSATPPPLAEEPPPRPDSSCAPTPLTPPCSPQRQEPPPLLDVRMIDFAHSTFKGFRGDTAVHDGPDRGYVLGLESLIRILEGLRAESPQ; from the exons ATGTGCCGGGTCAGGACACGTCCGAGCAAGGGCTGCTTCG cgGCACTCTCGTCTGCAGGAGGAGGTTCGGTTCTTCTGCCAGGAGCCATGTGCCTCCCGCACACCAACAGCATGGACAGCAAGCTGCAGGGGGCGGGGCCAGCGGCCGGCGCAACACTTCCATCCCGAGAAGGAGGCGTTCCACTTGAACCCTTTATGCATCAG GTTGGTGGTCACACCAGCATGATGCGCTACGACGACCACACGGTGTGCAAGCCCATGATCAGCCGAGAGCAACGCTTCTATGAATCTCTGCCTCCGGAGATGAAGGAGTTCACCCCTGAGTACAAAG GCGTGGTGTTGGTGTGCTTCGAGTGCGACTCGGACGGCTACATCAACCTGGTGGCCTATCCGTACGGGGAGAACCACAACGCCAGCGAGGTGGGGACCGGCGAGCACGAGGAGCGGGAGCCGGCCGAGCGCGAGCAGCCGCGGCGGAAGCACTCCCGCCGCAGCCTCCACCGCTCCTCCTCGTCAACGGAACACAAGGAGGAGCGCGCCGAGCGCCGGGAGGCAAACGCCGCCGCCGATGCCGCCGATAA TAACCTGACCGAGCTGAAGAGTCCCAGGTTAGAGCAGAAGATCCACATGGACCTGCCCTTCCAAATGCTGGACTGGAACAGCGGACTGAGCTCCGAGAAGATCGGCCACAACCCCTGGAGCCTCCGTTGCCACAAACAGCAGCTCAGTCGCATGCGATCCGAGTCCAAGGATCGCAAACTCTTCA AGTTCCTCTTGCTGGAAAACGTGGTCCACCATTTCTCGTACCCGTGCATCCTGGACCTCAAGATGGGCACCCGGCAGCACGGCGACGACGCTTCCGAGGAGAAGGCGGCCAGGCAGATGAAGAAATGCGAGCAGAGCACCTCGGCGACGTTGGGGGTGCGACTGTGCGGCATGCAG GTGTACCAGCTGAGCACGGGCCACTACCTCTGCAGGAACAAGTACTACGGGCGGGGTCTGTCCGCCGAGGGCTTTGGCCAGGCTCTGCGGCAGTACATGCACAATGGGCGGGGCTTGAGGCGGGACCTCTTTGAGCCCATCCTTCATAAATTGCGCAGCTTGAAAACGGTGCTGGAACGACAGGCGTCCTACCGCTTCTACTCGTCCTCGCTGCTTATAATCTACGAGGGAAAG AAATCGGACGCTTTCGCTAGTTTGGTCGGCAAGCAGAAGAGCCCCGAAGAAGCCCACTGCGTTCCTCCTGCGCCCCTGTCGGCCACGCCTCCACCTTTGGCCGAGGAACCCCCGCCTCGTCCGGACTCCTCTTGCGCCCCGACCCCCCTCACGCCGCCCTGTTCCCCCCAGCGGCAGGAGCCGCCGCCCCTGTTGGACGTTCGCATGATCGACTTCGCCCACTCCACTTTCAAGGGTTTCCGCGGCGACACGGCGGTCCATGACGGGCCCGACCGGGGCTACGTTTTGGGCCTGGAGAGCCTGATCCGCATCTTGGAGGGTCTGCGGGCCGAAAGCCCACAGTGA
- the ip6k1 gene encoding inositol hexakisphosphate kinase 1 isoform X2 has protein sequence MCRVRTRPSKGCFGGGSVLLPGAMCLPHTNSMDSKLQGAGPAAGATLPSREGGVPLEPFMHQVGGHTSMMRYDDHTVCKPMISREQRFYESLPPEMKEFTPEYKGVVLVCFECDSDGYINLVAYPYGENHNASEVGTGEHEEREPAEREQPRRKHSRRSLHRSSSSTEHKEERAERREANAAADAADNNLTELKSPRLEQKIHMDLPFQMLDWNSGLSSEKIGHNPWSLRCHKQQLSRMRSESKDRKLFKFLLLENVVHHFSYPCILDLKMGTRQHGDDASEEKAARQMKKCEQSTSATLGVRLCGMQVYQLSTGHYLCRNKYYGRGLSAEGFGQALRQYMHNGRGLRRDLFEPILHKLRSLKTVLERQASYRFYSSSLLIIYEGKKSDAFASLVGKQKSPEEAHCVPPAPLSATPPPLAEEPPPRPDSSCAPTPLTPPCSPQRQEPPPLLDVRMIDFAHSTFKGFRGDTAVHDGPDRGYVLGLESLIRILEGLRAESPQ, from the exons ATGTGCCGGGTCAGGACACGTCCGAGCAAGGGCTGCTTCG GAGGAGGTTCGGTTCTTCTGCCAGGAGCCATGTGCCTCCCGCACACCAACAGCATGGACAGCAAGCTGCAGGGGGCGGGGCCAGCGGCCGGCGCAACACTTCCATCCCGAGAAGGAGGCGTTCCACTTGAACCCTTTATGCATCAG GTTGGTGGTCACACCAGCATGATGCGCTACGACGACCACACGGTGTGCAAGCCCATGATCAGCCGAGAGCAACGCTTCTATGAATCTCTGCCTCCGGAGATGAAGGAGTTCACCCCTGAGTACAAAG GCGTGGTGTTGGTGTGCTTCGAGTGCGACTCGGACGGCTACATCAACCTGGTGGCCTATCCGTACGGGGAGAACCACAACGCCAGCGAGGTGGGGACCGGCGAGCACGAGGAGCGGGAGCCGGCCGAGCGCGAGCAGCCGCGGCGGAAGCACTCCCGCCGCAGCCTCCACCGCTCCTCCTCGTCAACGGAACACAAGGAGGAGCGCGCCGAGCGCCGGGAGGCAAACGCCGCCGCCGATGCCGCCGATAA TAACCTGACCGAGCTGAAGAGTCCCAGGTTAGAGCAGAAGATCCACATGGACCTGCCCTTCCAAATGCTGGACTGGAACAGCGGACTGAGCTCCGAGAAGATCGGCCACAACCCCTGGAGCCTCCGTTGCCACAAACAGCAGCTCAGTCGCATGCGATCCGAGTCCAAGGATCGCAAACTCTTCA AGTTCCTCTTGCTGGAAAACGTGGTCCACCATTTCTCGTACCCGTGCATCCTGGACCTCAAGATGGGCACCCGGCAGCACGGCGACGACGCTTCCGAGGAGAAGGCGGCCAGGCAGATGAAGAAATGCGAGCAGAGCACCTCGGCGACGTTGGGGGTGCGACTGTGCGGCATGCAG GTGTACCAGCTGAGCACGGGCCACTACCTCTGCAGGAACAAGTACTACGGGCGGGGTCTGTCCGCCGAGGGCTTTGGCCAGGCTCTGCGGCAGTACATGCACAATGGGCGGGGCTTGAGGCGGGACCTCTTTGAGCCCATCCTTCATAAATTGCGCAGCTTGAAAACGGTGCTGGAACGACAGGCGTCCTACCGCTTCTACTCGTCCTCGCTGCTTATAATCTACGAGGGAAAG AAATCGGACGCTTTCGCTAGTTTGGTCGGCAAGCAGAAGAGCCCCGAAGAAGCCCACTGCGTTCCTCCTGCGCCCCTGTCGGCCACGCCTCCACCTTTGGCCGAGGAACCCCCGCCTCGTCCGGACTCCTCTTGCGCCCCGACCCCCCTCACGCCGCCCTGTTCCCCCCAGCGGCAGGAGCCGCCGCCCCTGTTGGACGTTCGCATGATCGACTTCGCCCACTCCACTTTCAAGGGTTTCCGCGGCGACACGGCGGTCCATGACGGGCCCGACCGGGGCTACGTTTTGGGCCTGGAGAGCCTGATCCGCATCTTGGAGGGTCTGCGGGCCGAAAGCCCACAGTGA